One stretch of Rosistilla oblonga DNA includes these proteins:
- a CDS encoding CNNM domain-containing protein: MTAAEEILPWLPAMLLLILSSAFFSGSEAALFSLQPQDRRRLKARKVDGPRIERLLLDPERLLSAVLFWNLIINMAYFGIVSIAGKRLESIGEASFAVGFTLFSLLMIIFFSEMLPKSLAVKNPTTFAVWVARPLAISIRIVSPGLPLLKFANRVAQRIIWPAFQPERELEIEDIDRAIRLSAPDAAFADRERLLLRRLVSLADVRVDEWMRPRSEYQIHQFPLSSEALQTAIDEGGYLFIGDGSEDEISGAIAVRWLRPSQMDDLAGAMEAPLIVPWSTNVANVFDELCRENRDIAAVVNEYGEIIGVISIDDVLESMVTQPDLAAGSDDSSPDSPPEVAFPLRIDGSVSARELAILLNVEPPTGRNVTVAGLIQTLTRRIPRLGDLCDWNDHRLEVVEESEKGKVEIEVTQNKAGESGA; this comes from the coding sequence GTGACCGCGGCGGAAGAGATCCTGCCTTGGCTTCCGGCGATGCTGTTGCTGATTCTTTCGTCCGCTTTTTTCAGCGGAAGCGAAGCCGCTCTCTTTTCGTTGCAGCCGCAGGATCGGCGTCGGCTGAAGGCTCGGAAGGTCGACGGGCCGCGGATCGAGCGGTTGTTGCTGGATCCCGAGCGTCTGCTTTCGGCGGTGCTGTTCTGGAATCTGATCATCAACATGGCCTATTTCGGGATCGTTTCGATCGCCGGAAAGCGTCTCGAATCGATCGGCGAAGCGAGCTTTGCCGTTGGTTTTACGCTGTTCAGCTTGCTGATGATCATCTTCTTCAGCGAGATGCTTCCCAAGAGTCTGGCGGTCAAAAATCCGACCACCTTCGCAGTTTGGGTCGCCCGTCCTCTGGCGATTTCGATCCGCATCGTCAGCCCGGGCCTTCCGCTGCTGAAGTTTGCCAACCGAGTAGCCCAGCGAATCATCTGGCCCGCTTTTCAGCCGGAGCGGGAGTTGGAGATCGAGGACATCGACCGCGCGATCCGCTTGAGCGCTCCCGATGCTGCGTTTGCCGATCGCGAGCGGTTGTTGCTGCGGCGGTTGGTATCGTTGGCGGATGTCCGCGTCGATGAATGGATGCGGCCTCGCAGCGAATATCAGATCCATCAGTTTCCGCTCTCCAGCGAAGCCTTGCAGACGGCTATCGACGAGGGTGGTTATCTGTTTATCGGGGATGGCAGCGAGGATGAGATCAGCGGCGCGATTGCGGTCCGCTGGCTGCGACCGAGCCAGATGGATGATCTGGCGGGGGCGATGGAGGCGCCGTTGATCGTGCCTTGGTCGACCAACGTCGCCAACGTCTTCGACGAACTGTGTCGTGAAAACCGCGACATCGCCGCGGTTGTGAACGAATATGGTGAAATCATCGGGGTGATTTCGATCGATGACGTTTTGGAATCGATGGTGACGCAGCCCGATCTTGCCGCCGGTTCCGACGACAGTTCGCCCGACAGTCCCCCCGAGGTTGCGTTCCCACTGCGGATCGATGGATCGGTGAGCGCGCGGGAGTTGGCGATCTTGTTGAACGTCGAGCCTCCGACGGGCCGGAACGTGACGGTGGCTGGATTGATTCAAACGCTCACCCGGCGGATTCCGCGTCTGGGCGACCTCTGCGATTGGAACGATCATCGGTTGGAGGTGGTCGAGGAGTCGGAGAAGGGGAAGGTTGAGATCGAAGTGACACAAAATAAAGCGGGGGAATCGGGCGCGTGA
- a CDS encoding Flp family type IVb pilin → MNRVKLISEIVAFHREEDGPTSVEYAIMLAMILGVCILSIQVLSDKTRDSFDQSAAAIDAAL, encoded by the coding sequence ATGAATAGAGTCAAACTGATATCGGAAATCGTTGCGTTCCACCGGGAGGAGGACGGCCCGACGTCCGTCGAATACGCGATCATGCTCGCGATGATCCTGGGGGTCTGCATCCTATCGATCCAGGTACTTTCAGACAAAACCCGCGACAGCTTCGACCAATCGGCCGCCGCGATCGACGCGGCGCTGTAA
- a CDS encoding 1-acyl-sn-glycerol-3-phosphate acyltransferase, whose protein sequence is MVSVIVEKPYRFVPPHRGDWWPSMIQKFKLYERHLRDTDGVVDYELRNVDRLQESLRRGDGIMMAPNHSRYADPLVLGWLAKQARTHVFAMASWHLFNMGKFNAFSIQKMGAFSVFREGLDKQSIETAIDILVEARRPLVLFAEGATFRANDRLQPLLDGASLIARTAARRREKNSHGRVVVHPIAIKYVFQGDIYEWADKSLTAIEQRLTWEPNRHLPLRKRITHVADGLLALKEVQYLGSPQSGNVIQRQEYLTKALLQQVESKWKANAGDAADVGSVLNRVKAMRLQMFPELINDSTSPERREAIRNDLRSLELAQQLASFPVGYLNEPPVTVTRVLETLENVEEAVFGKTSWPGPLKAIVDVGEAIEVPAERAPRKQEDPLMVEIAQQLQGMLNQLATEPRLLAADD, encoded by the coding sequence ATGGTTTCCGTGATCGTTGAAAAGCCCTACCGTTTTGTTCCTCCGCATCGCGGCGATTGGTGGCCGTCGATGATTCAGAAGTTCAAGCTGTACGAACGGCATCTGCGCGATACCGATGGCGTCGTCGACTACGAACTTCGCAACGTCGACCGCTTGCAGGAATCGCTGCGTCGCGGCGACGGGATCATGATGGCGCCAAACCACTCCCGCTACGCCGATCCGCTGGTCTTGGGATGGTTGGCTAAGCAAGCCAGGACGCATGTGTTTGCGATGGCCAGTTGGCATCTGTTCAACATGGGCAAGTTCAACGCGTTTTCGATTCAGAAGATGGGAGCGTTCAGCGTCTTTCGCGAGGGACTCGACAAGCAGTCGATCGAGACGGCTATCGATATTCTGGTCGAAGCCCGCCGGCCGTTGGTGTTGTTTGCCGAAGGGGCGACGTTCCGGGCAAACGATCGCTTGCAACCGTTGTTGGATGGCGCGTCGTTGATCGCTCGCACCGCAGCTCGCCGCCGCGAAAAGAATTCCCACGGGCGAGTTGTCGTGCATCCGATCGCTATTAAATATGTCTTCCAGGGAGACATCTACGAATGGGCTGACAAGTCGTTGACGGCGATCGAGCAGCGATTGACTTGGGAACCCAATCGTCATCTGCCTTTACGGAAGCGGATTACTCACGTGGCCGATGGGCTGCTGGCACTCAAAGAGGTGCAGTATCTGGGCAGCCCGCAGTCGGGGAACGTGATCCAGCGACAGGAGTATTTGACGAAGGCGTTGTTGCAGCAGGTCGAAAGCAAGTGGAAGGCGAACGCGGGAGATGCCGCCGATGTCGGATCGGTGCTCAATCGGGTCAAGGCGATGCGGTTGCAGATGTTCCCCGAGTTGATCAACGATTCGACAAGCCCGGAGCGGAGGGAGGCGATTCGCAACGATCTCCGCTCGCTCGAATTGGCGCAGCAGTTGGCATCGTTTCCGGTGGGGTATCTGAACGAGCCGCCGGTGACTGTGACTCGGGTGCTGGAGACGCTTGAAAACGTCGAAGAGGCGGTGTTCGGCAAAACTTCGTGGCCGGGACCGCTCAAAGCGATTGTCGATGTGGGAGAGGCGATCGAGGTGCCTGCCGAACGCGCACCGCGCAAACAGGAAGACCCTTTGATGGTCGAAATCGCCCAGCAATTGCAGGGGATGTTGAATCAATTGGCAACCGAGCCGCGGTTGTTGGCAGCTGACGATTGA
- a CDS encoding CNNM domain-containing protein, whose product MIFFLLLFAFGISLSAFFSGSETGLYRVPRVRLVLDAISGRLVSKVLLWLANHPTVFVATVLVGNNIANYLTSFAVVMAVSLVISNNQSAAELFGTVMVTPIVFVFGELLPKYLFFNAPYRMLGFSGPLLVLTTILFLPITGLLVLLNNLLSAFSGPAPFQSRQSMARGELQQMLRHGHTIGLLKPSQQRTAQNMWQVGERPAKAFAVPPDRLARIPSTATPDEAITAARRQGHPLILVEDPKTRRTTGYVRYADLASAELPLVNRIRPVVRVKQEANNLQVLFELYDKHSDIAELIDAAGQVTALVTLRQLQEPLLRH is encoded by the coding sequence GTGATTTTCTTCCTGTTGTTGTTCGCTTTCGGGATCAGTCTAAGTGCCTTTTTCAGTGGCAGCGAAACCGGTCTATACCGAGTTCCTCGGGTGCGGTTGGTGTTGGATGCGATTTCTGGCCGGCTTGTCTCCAAGGTGCTGCTGTGGTTGGCTAACCATCCGACCGTGTTTGTCGCTACGGTTTTGGTCGGCAACAACATCGCTAACTATTTGACCAGTTTCGCCGTCGTGATGGCGGTCTCGCTGGTGATCAGCAACAACCAATCGGCTGCTGAGTTGTTTGGGACGGTGATGGTGACACCGATTGTGTTTGTGTTTGGCGAATTGTTGCCGAAGTATCTGTTTTTTAATGCACCCTATCGGATGTTAGGCTTCAGCGGTCCGCTGCTGGTCTTGACGACGATCCTGTTCCTGCCGATCACCGGCCTGCTGGTGCTGTTGAATAATTTGTTGAGTGCTTTCAGCGGTCCGGCGCCGTTCCAGTCGCGGCAGAGCATGGCGCGTGGCGAGTTGCAGCAGATGCTTCGGCATGGGCATACGATCGGTTTGCTTAAGCCTAGCCAGCAGCGGACAGCTCAAAATATGTGGCAGGTCGGTGAGCGGCCAGCTAAGGCATTTGCTGTCCCGCCCGATCGATTGGCCCGGATTCCAAGCACCGCCACGCCCGATGAAGCGATCACCGCTGCGCGTCGACAGGGGCATCCATTGATCCTCGTCGAGGATCCCAAGACGCGCCGAACGACCGGATATGTGCGGTATGCCGATCTGGCGTCAGCCGAACTGCCGTTGGTCAACCGGATCCGTCCGGTGGTCCGCGTGAAGCAAGAGGCGAACAACCTGCAAGTCTTGTTCGAGCTGTACGACAAACATTCCGACATCGCCGAACTGATCGATGCCGCCGGCCAAGTCACCGCCCTGGTAACGCTCCGCCAGTTGCAAGAACCCCTGCTCCGTCATTGA
- a CDS encoding serine/threonine protein kinase: MTDSGKGSKTITAQAFIEVVRKSQLVEEGAFKQTLRHVQKAAGGKIPNDAMVIAERFLVEGRLTAWQIEKLLTGKYKGFFLGKFKLLGHIGSGGMSSVYLAEHTRMNDLRAIKVLPKKRVDDASYLARFQLEAKAIASLNHDNVVRAYDIDNDGDLHYIVMEYVSGDDLQQMVKRKGPLSFVKAANYIAQAARGLQHAHERGLIHRDVKPANLLVNKEGTVKLLDMGLALLESEDDHSLTVANNENVLGTADYLAPEQALDSHKVDHRVDIYGLGCTFYFLLTGRPPFNDGTLAQRIIKHQTEMPEEIRKTRPDCPGELDGICTKMIQKEAKYRYKDAAAVAEVLEAWLARTKQLSAARAGGGGFDSGIGSGSDIDLAGSDFARGSDIGIGSSSDETLSNKQGDTHGGGSGAGFSGLSPSDSGRLIKPSNTRSSIEKRRSSSRSPGSSIAGSSIDLQRESGYASRLRPGASPSAAAAAEAASQPNKRKAVPVPGTAAAGSPSKSSTIAMAHSIGESHPGLHSSRQKKDRIRKILGVLLLVGGIVLGFLAARLFAPAASGNGSSVVAEQLYS; the protein is encoded by the coding sequence ATGACTGACAGCGGCAAGGGTTCGAAAACGATAACCGCCCAAGCGTTCATCGAGGTCGTTCGCAAGAGCCAGCTCGTCGAGGAAGGTGCGTTTAAACAGACGCTGCGGCACGTGCAAAAAGCTGCTGGCGGCAAGATCCCCAACGACGCGATGGTGATCGCCGAAAGGTTTCTTGTCGAGGGGCGGCTGACCGCTTGGCAGATCGAAAAACTGCTGACCGGCAAATACAAGGGTTTCTTTCTCGGCAAGTTCAAGCTGTTGGGGCACATCGGCAGCGGCGGGATGAGCAGCGTCTATCTGGCCGAGCATACGCGGATGAACGATCTGCGGGCGATCAAGGTGCTGCCGAAGAAGCGGGTCGACGATGCTTCTTATCTGGCTCGCTTTCAATTGGAAGCCAAAGCGATCGCGTCGCTGAATCACGATAATGTCGTTCGCGCTTACGACATCGATAACGATGGCGATCTGCACTACATCGTGATGGAGTACGTTTCGGGAGACGATCTGCAGCAGATGGTCAAACGGAAAGGGCCGCTTTCGTTTGTCAAAGCCGCCAACTACATCGCTCAAGCTGCCCGCGGTCTGCAGCACGCTCATGAACGCGGTTTGATCCACCGCGACGTCAAACCGGCGAACCTGTTGGTCAATAAAGAGGGGACCGTCAAGCTGCTGGATATGGGCTTGGCGTTGCTGGAATCCGAAGACGATCATTCGCTGACGGTCGCCAACAACGAAAACGTTTTGGGAACCGCCGACTATCTGGCTCCCGAGCAGGCCTTGGACAGTCACAAAGTCGACCACCGGGTCGATATCTATGGACTTGGTTGTACGTTCTATTTTCTGTTGACCGGACGCCCTCCATTTAATGACGGCACGCTGGCCCAGCGGATCATCAAGCATCAAACCGAGATGCCCGAGGAGATCCGCAAGACGCGGCCCGATTGTCCCGGCGAGCTCGATGGCATCTGCACCAAGATGATCCAGAAGGAAGCCAAGTATCGCTACAAAGATGCCGCGGCGGTCGCCGAGGTTTTGGAAGCTTGGTTGGCGAGGACCAAACAGTTGTCGGCGGCACGCGCCGGCGGGGGCGGTTTTGATTCGGGGATCGGTTCGGGATCGGACATCGATCTGGCGGGCTCCGATTTTGCTCGCGGTTCGGATATCGGGATCGGTTCATCGTCCGACGAAACACTCAGCAACAAACAGGGAGACACGCACGGTGGCGGATCGGGCGCTGGTTTCAGCGGTCTGTCGCCATCGGACAGCGGTCGGTTGATCAAACCGAGCAATACGCGCAGCTCGATCGAAAAGCGACGCTCCAGCAGTCGGTCGCCGGGGAGTTCGATCGCCGGCAGTTCGATCGACCTGCAGCGGGAATCGGGATACGCGTCTCGGCTGCGTCCGGGGGCTTCGCCATCGGCGGCGGCAGCTGCGGAAGCTGCCAGCCAGCCCAATAAACGCAAAGCCGTTCCGGTGCCGGGAACCGCTGCGGCCGGTTCGCCGTCGAAATCGTCGACGATCGCGATGGCTCACTCGATCGGTGAATCGCATCCCGGGCTGCATAGCAGTCGTCAGAAGAAGGATCGGATTCGCAAGATCCTGGGCGTCCTGTTGCTTGTCGGCGGGATCGTCTTGGGCTTTCTGGCCGCGCGATTGTTTGCCCCCGCGGCTAGCGGGAACGGCTCCTCTGTGGTCGCGGAGCAATTGTATTCATAA
- a CDS encoding c-type cytochrome domain-containing protein: MLLSVFASFLTKSLFFNHWMSFVVPASASTKKPNPLKLLMGLLMNKVNLLICLEMLCVVLASQSVSSGDAGDQAYKLLKENCHRCHGVEFKHDRLNVLDRDVLVAKPVTDPDEDPYVTPGAPDASRLWRAIVDDHMPPEEPLSDEDKATIKQWIETGAEWTLSTERSFVSEYEVLQAISSDLFQVRRQERKFQRYFSLTHIHNNRKVPDEDLQIYKAALSKALNSMSRQSAIALPRSINDSDTVFCIDLRDYGWQEFGVWDELLELYPYGLKPGTVDGLEQYEKIEELFGADGFDGVTHFRADWFVTHATRPPLYHKLADIPATEQELLKRVNVDVQQSFKLGISRRAGLFQSGVSAQNRLIEYHSSQNGTFWLSYDFQRNSPRSNLARFPLGPKFEGNPFDSVAFEHAGGEIIWNLPNGLHAYMLVDAKGERIDRGPIDIVWDSKNVAGTPEIVNGISCISCHRHGMIPIDDFVRSGNALESAEARRKVQELYATPADLLAALNDSKVAYLSKLKAAVGTYLQVGKNKDRPIEDFEEPISRVARLYDRNLDLEAAARELGYESITDLKNQVFSGGLFSLGLGPLAIEGGTVKRAEWESREATVSVFQQAASELRIGSPFNN, translated from the coding sequence GTGTTGCTTAGCGTTTTCGCTTCATTCCTAACGAAATCGCTTTTCTTTAATCATTGGATGTCCTTCGTGGTACCGGCTTCGGCATCAACCAAGAAACCCAATCCATTGAAGCTTCTGATGGGACTCCTTATGAATAAAGTGAACTTGCTTATATGTTTAGAGATGCTCTGTGTGGTGTTGGCGTCGCAGAGTGTTTCTAGTGGTGATGCTGGTGATCAAGCGTACAAACTACTTAAAGAAAACTGTCATCGTTGCCATGGTGTTGAGTTTAAGCATGACCGCCTGAATGTATTGGATCGCGATGTCCTGGTCGCGAAACCTGTGACCGATCCCGACGAGGATCCTTACGTCACGCCTGGGGCTCCCGACGCATCGCGGTTATGGCGAGCGATCGTCGATGATCATATGCCGCCCGAAGAACCGCTCTCGGACGAAGACAAGGCGACGATCAAACAATGGATTGAAACGGGAGCCGAATGGACGCTATCGACTGAGCGTTCGTTTGTTAGTGAATACGAGGTGTTGCAAGCCATCTCGAGCGATTTGTTTCAGGTCCGCCGTCAAGAACGTAAGTTTCAGCGGTATTTTTCGCTGACCCATATTCACAATAACCGGAAGGTTCCCGACGAAGATTTGCAGATTTACAAAGCTGCTTTATCCAAGGCATTAAATAGTATGAGTCGGCAATCCGCGATCGCGTTGCCACGCTCGATCAATGATTCGGATACCGTGTTTTGTATTGATCTGCGGGATTACGGTTGGCAAGAGTTTGGGGTGTGGGATGAGCTGCTGGAGCTGTATCCCTATGGTCTAAAGCCGGGTACCGTCGATGGATTGGAGCAATACGAAAAAATCGAAGAGCTATTCGGTGCCGATGGATTTGATGGGGTAACCCATTTTCGCGCCGATTGGTTTGTGACGCATGCTACACGGCCACCGCTGTATCACAAGTTGGCAGATATTCCGGCTACCGAACAGGAGTTGTTGAAACGTGTTAACGTGGACGTTCAGCAAAGTTTTAAGCTAGGCATATCGCGACGCGCTGGGTTGTTCCAGAGTGGAGTGTCCGCCCAGAACCGATTGATTGAATACCATTCGTCTCAAAATGGAACCTTTTGGCTCAGCTACGACTTTCAACGCAATAGCCCCCGCAGCAATCTCGCTCGCTTTCCTCTTGGCCCTAAATTTGAAGGGAACCCGTTTGATTCGGTGGCTTTTGAACACGCCGGGGGCGAAATCATTTGGAATCTCCCCAACGGGCTGCATGCCTACATGCTTGTCGATGCCAAAGGGGAACGGATCGACCGTGGCCCGATCGACATCGTTTGGGACTCGAAAAACGTGGCGGGGACGCCCGAGATCGTCAATGGGATTTCTTGTATCAGTTGCCATCGGCACGGCATGATTCCGATCGACGACTTTGTCCGCAGTGGGAATGCTTTGGAGAGCGCGGAAGCAAGACGCAAGGTTCAGGAACTCTATGCAACCCCCGCGGACCTACTGGCTGCACTCAACGATTCCAAGGTCGCATATTTGAGCAAGCTGAAGGCGGCGGTCGGAACCTATCTGCAGGTAGGTAAGAACAAGGACCGCCCGATCGAGGATTTTGAAGAACCGATCAGCCGTGTGGCGCGACTTTATGATCGCAATTTGGATCTGGAAGCAGCGGCACGAGAATTGGGGTATGAATCGATCACCGATCTGAAAAATCAAGTCTTCAGCGGCGGCCTGTTCTCGCTCGGGTTAGGCCCCTTGGCGATCGAAGGGGGGACAGTTAAACGTGCCGAATGGGAATCGAGGGAGGCTACCGTTTCCGTCTTTCAGCAGGCAGCATCGGAGTTGCGAATCGGCAGCCCATTTAACAATTAA
- a CDS encoding TIGR04282 family arsenosugar biosynthesis glycosyltransferase: MFTKYWQPGRVKTRLARDLGDDRAAAIYRICVEHLGGKLAHCGDKRLLIVSPDDRASDPCFARFENWSTTPQGGGDLGERMMRYFATAETDRDRLIVIGGDCPTVAPDRIEQAFDALEDSRVAIGPSGDGGYYLLGIRGPWHNSLRALFDDMPWGTEEVMARTRSALNALEIEPHLLPTDRDVDTKSDLDDLLRRLPSDPASDNLRAAIERVLNTPTTES; this comes from the coding sequence ATGTTTACGAAATATTGGCAACCCGGCCGCGTTAAGACCCGATTGGCACGCGATTTAGGCGACGACCGAGCCGCGGCGATCTATCGAATTTGTGTCGAACATCTCGGCGGTAAACTGGCGCATTGCGGCGACAAACGGCTGTTGATCGTCAGTCCCGACGACCGGGCAAGCGACCCCTGCTTTGCCCGGTTCGAAAATTGGTCGACCACGCCGCAGGGGGGCGGCGACCTCGGCGAACGCATGATGCGGTACTTCGCCACCGCAGAAACCGATCGCGATCGATTGATCGTGATCGGCGGCGATTGCCCGACCGTCGCGCCCGACCGCATCGAACAAGCCTTTGACGCCTTGGAAGATTCTCGCGTCGCGATCGGTCCCTCCGGCGATGGCGGCTACTACTTGCTAGGCATCCGCGGACCGTGGCACAATTCCCTGCGAGCGTTGTTCGACGACATGCCCTGGGGAACCGAAGAGGTGATGGCGCGAACCCGATCGGCGCTGAACGCTCTTGAAATCGAGCCGCACCTGCTGCCAACCGATCGCGATGTCGACACCAAGTCCGATCTCGACGACCTGCTTCGCCGCCTGCCCAGCGATCCAGCCAGCGACAACTTGCGAGCGGCGATCGAGCGTGTATTAAACACCCCAACCACAGAAAGTTGA
- the thiO gene encoding glycine oxidase ThiO: MQKPDCIVVGGGVIGLSLAWVLAKAGQRIQVIDRQQTGRGTSWAGVGILPPANPQTALDPIERLRALSHQLHPQWAAELLEQTGIDSGYRLCGGIYLAMSRGEQAALLGQADYWSEYDIDAIPLTPAALVELEPALADLSQSDRLQSAWSLPGEAAIRSPDHLAALRAACLQQNVTITESCELTGFQTQADRIEALQTTAGELTAGQYCLTTGAWSQMLLEQLSVPSGLLPVRGQVLLYKLPHQILNRIVNEGNRYLVPRLDGHILVGSNEEEVGFDQSTTPEVLDSLRDWAEGMLPLLAQQPIVRSWSGLRPGSFDGFPYIGKLPNLSNAFVAAGHYRSGLHLSCATATELANLMLGRPTQVDLAPFTPGRG; encoded by the coding sequence TTGCAAAAGCCAGATTGTATCGTTGTCGGCGGAGGCGTGATCGGGCTGAGCCTGGCCTGGGTCTTGGCCAAAGCAGGCCAACGGATCCAAGTCATCGACCGCCAACAGACAGGCCGCGGCACGTCGTGGGCCGGTGTCGGCATCTTGCCGCCGGCCAATCCTCAAACCGCACTGGACCCGATCGAACGTCTGCGCGCACTCAGCCACCAACTGCATCCGCAATGGGCTGCCGAACTGCTCGAACAGACAGGCATCGACAGCGGCTACCGCTTGTGTGGCGGAATCTATCTGGCGATGTCGCGAGGCGAACAAGCGGCGTTGCTCGGACAAGCCGACTACTGGAGCGAATACGATATCGATGCGATCCCGCTGACTCCCGCGGCGCTCGTCGAACTCGAACCCGCCCTGGCAGACCTCTCCCAATCCGATCGCCTTCAATCCGCTTGGTCCCTGCCCGGCGAAGCGGCGATCCGCAGCCCCGATCATCTGGCAGCACTCCGCGCCGCCTGCCTGCAACAAAACGTGACGATCACCGAATCGTGCGAACTGACCGGCTTCCAAACCCAAGCCGACCGCATCGAAGCCTTGCAGACCACGGCGGGTGAATTGACCGCCGGCCAATACTGCCTGACGACGGGAGCCTGGAGCCAGATGCTGCTGGAACAATTGTCGGTCCCCAGCGGGCTGCTGCCGGTCCGCGGCCAAGTCCTCTTATATAAGTTACCGCATCAGATCCTCAACCGGATCGTGAACGAGGGGAATCGCTACCTTGTGCCTCGCTTGGACGGGCACATCCTGGTCGGATCGAATGAAGAGGAGGTTGGTTTTGACCAGAGCACGACCCCCGAAGTGCTCGACTCGCTGCGCGACTGGGCCGAAGGGATGCTGCCGCTGTTGGCCCAGCAACCGATCGTGCGATCGTGGAGCGGATTGCGGCCGGGTTCGTTCGATGGTTTCCCCTACATCGGCAAACTGCCCAACCTTTCCAACGCCTTTGTCGCCGCCGGCCACTACCGCTCGGGCCTGCACCTTTCATGCGCCACCGCGACGGAACTCGCGAACCTGATGCTAGGCCGTCCCACGCAAGTCGACCTCGCTCCCTTCACCCCCGGCCGCGGCTAA